A window from Chitinophaga filiformis encodes these proteins:
- a CDS encoding esterase-like activity of phytase family protein: MKKYMLLVMLLGACTTLHRTPVKDTTLPSIHSLTLLHKYIVPYNMPFNGTTVGGLSGIDYDSARKVYYLICDDRSERQAARFYTIQIPESNYDRDSIRFSRVTYLKTPNGNVYPSAKALAPDPEAMRYNPHTGRLVWSSEGERIISEQANIINDPGIYDIDTIGRYLDSYPLPAQFHMHATENGPRRNGVFEGLGFTPNGRHMFVSLEEPRYEDGPRADLRDTTAYTRIIKYDLRTRQPIAQYAYKLEPVAHPSIPGNAFRVNGISDILVLSETQLLVMERSYSTGVKSNTIRVFKVDLQHATDIKAVNSLRENPHFLPAQKSLLLNFDDLDTFVDNVEGMTFGPILPNGHRSLIFVVDNNFDKNEETQFYIFEVEQ, from the coding sequence ATGAAAAAATATATGCTGCTGGTGATGCTGTTAGGAGCTTGCACCACACTACATAGAACCCCTGTTAAGGATACCACGCTGCCATCCATTCATTCACTGACTTTGCTGCATAAATATATTGTGCCTTACAATATGCCTTTTAACGGCACCACAGTAGGCGGGCTTTCCGGTATAGACTATGATAGTGCCCGGAAGGTATATTACCTGATCTGCGATGACCGTTCGGAGAGACAAGCTGCCAGGTTTTACACCATTCAGATACCGGAAAGCAACTACGACAGGGACAGTATCCGTTTTTCCCGTGTTACTTATCTGAAAACGCCGAATGGCAATGTTTATCCGTCAGCGAAGGCCCTCGCGCCCGATCCGGAGGCGATGCGTTACAACCCACATACCGGTCGTTTGGTATGGAGCAGTGAAGGGGAGAGGATCATCTCGGAGCAGGCGAATATTATTAACGACCCGGGAATATATGACATAGACACCATTGGCCGGTACCTTGACAGCTATCCATTGCCCGCGCAGTTTCATATGCATGCAACGGAAAACGGGCCAAGGCGGAATGGAGTATTTGAAGGCCTCGGATTTACACCCAATGGCCGCCATATGTTTGTAAGCCTGGAAGAGCCGCGATATGAAGACGGGCCCCGCGCTGATCTGAGGGATACAACAGCCTATACACGTATTATAAAGTACGACCTGCGTACCCGTCAGCCCATAGCTCAGTATGCTTATAAGCTGGAACCAGTTGCACACCCATCCATACCTGGTAATGCCTTCCGTGTCAACGGCATCTCTGACATCCTGGTGCTATCGGAAACGCAGCTATTGGTCATGGAACGTTCCTATTCTACAGGCGTGAAAAGCAACACCATTCGTGTATTTAAAGTAGATCTCCAACATGCAACAGATATTAAGGCAGTCAATTCATTGCGTGAAAACCCCCATTTTCTACCTGCACAAAAGTCTTTGCTCTTAAATTTTGATGACCTGGATACTTTTGTCGATAATGTAGAAGGAATGACGTTCGGGCCGATATTACCTAATGGCCACAGAAGTCTCATTTTTGTTGTCGACAATAATTTTGACAAAAATGAGGAGACGCAGTTTTACATCTTCGAAGTTGAACAATAA
- a CDS encoding SusC/RagA family TonB-linked outer membrane protein has translation MKSKFTRFMRVAVQGALALLLTLPAFSQARKISGRVLDNRDNSPLPGVSVQIKGTSSGTQTKPDGTYSIDAPSGSTLVFSFIGYLTQEKVVNGAATINVSMSSDVKSLQDVVVVGYGSTRRSDLTGAVASVKTAQLEERPAASVNQALAGRIPGVQVNTNSGRPGGQTNVRIRGFSSINTTNNPLYVIDGVVIPVGAQTQNSNAIDFLNPNEIASVEVLKDASSTAIYGARGANGVILVTTKRGNASGSRVTYDVGLAYNTIGPKRVHMLNAKEYMQVEDLAWKNAEIYDPEGWAKGNYISKEPKLKRTNPDLFDANGNPKYDTDWFKESVQHKVSHSHQLGFTGGDENSQFGLFLGYRDDEGLLLNSYLKRYSARFTFDSQMKTWLKVGGSLGYTNQSENLVDIGTGGLNSVRMITEALPFLPVRMPNGTFSNNKLYPGAEGGSNPVHILTDRKYILQTQNVLGNAYATVTLAKGLEFRSVVGANVVTRGRNEWNGRSLIDISATQKGIAIVANDRETYWSFENYLTYNKRFNKVHSINALAGVGWQQDDIYGFNVRGENFSTDYFETNSIGSAGLIPSSGAASRKLGFAFNSYFGRVNYGFKDKYLVTFTGRVDGSSKFGPNNKYAFFPSAALAWRASEEPFLKGNTTISTLKLRTSYGLTGNSEIPPYSSLALLTASNDYAFPLNGQKVQGVGTSRLPNPDLKWEKTAQYDFGVELGLLKNRISLEADIYYRKTTDMLLEAPVPTTSGYTSITKNIGAMENKGLEIGLNTVNIETKNFSWSTTFNISFNKNKVLALATPADVFAVGGPNFTNQTNIIRVGEPVGSFWGLVREGTWSSKEAAEAALFKDYRGGKPILPGDIKYRDVNGDHAINDADRMIIGNGNPDGWGGFFNTFKYKNLDLTVELQFVYGNDVLNMTHHSGEDRTGLANSFKSVLNYWVKDTHENTDIAAPRDPSAGYVTNVDTRWIEDGSFLRGKNLALGYNFSAEKLKRLHLSKLRVYASVQNFFLATKFSGNDPEVSTYSQPFAQGQTFFDYPKPTTFQLGANVAF, from the coding sequence ATGAAGTCTAAATTCACACGTTTCATGAGGGTTGCGGTGCAGGGCGCGCTAGCGTTGCTGTTAACACTGCCCGCATTCTCACAGGCCCGGAAAATTTCGGGTAGGGTCCTTGACAACAGGGATAATTCCCCGCTCCCCGGGGTTTCTGTACAAATTAAAGGTACCAGTAGCGGTACACAAACCAAACCAGATGGTACTTATAGCATTGACGCACCATCCGGGAGTACCCTTGTGTTCTCTTTTATTGGTTATCTGACCCAGGAAAAAGTAGTTAATGGTGCTGCGACCATTAACGTCAGCATGTCCTCTGACGTAAAATCATTACAGGACGTAGTAGTTGTAGGTTATGGTTCAACAAGACGTTCAGACCTGACAGGTGCGGTAGCTTCTGTTAAGACCGCACAGCTGGAAGAAAGGCCCGCTGCGTCTGTGAACCAGGCATTGGCAGGCAGGATCCCGGGTGTACAGGTGAACACCAACTCCGGTCGTCCAGGTGGCCAGACCAATGTGCGCATCCGTGGTTTCAGCTCTATCAATACTACCAACAACCCGCTCTATGTAATTGACGGAGTGGTAATTCCGGTAGGTGCGCAAACACAGAACAGTAATGCAATTGACTTCTTAAACCCGAATGAAATAGCATCCGTAGAGGTACTGAAAGACGCTTCTTCCACTGCCATCTATGGTGCAAGAGGTGCGAACGGTGTGATCCTGGTTACTACTAAAAGAGGTAATGCGAGCGGTAGCCGTGTTACTTATGACGTAGGCCTTGCTTATAACACCATCGGGCCTAAACGCGTTCATATGCTTAACGCAAAAGAATATATGCAGGTAGAAGACCTGGCATGGAAGAATGCAGAGATCTATGATCCGGAAGGATGGGCTAAGGGTAACTATATCTCTAAAGAGCCGAAACTAAAGAGAACCAATCCAGACCTGTTCGATGCTAACGGTAACCCAAAATATGACACCGACTGGTTTAAAGAATCAGTACAACATAAAGTGTCTCACAGCCACCAGTTAGGCTTTACAGGCGGTGATGAAAACAGCCAGTTCGGCCTGTTCCTGGGCTACAGGGATGACGAAGGGCTGCTGCTGAACTCTTACCTGAAAAGATATTCTGCACGTTTCACCTTCGACAGCCAGATGAAAACATGGCTGAAAGTAGGTGGATCATTAGGTTACACCAACCAGAGTGAGAACCTCGTAGATATCGGTACCGGCGGCCTGAACTCTGTTCGTATGATCACGGAGGCGCTGCCTTTCCTGCCGGTTAGAATGCCGAATGGTACTTTCAGCAATAACAAGCTGTATCCTGGTGCTGAAGGTGGTTCCAACCCTGTACACATCCTGACAGACCGTAAATACATCCTCCAGACACAGAACGTACTGGGTAACGCATATGCGACCGTCACCCTGGCAAAAGGCCTGGAATTCCGCAGCGTTGTAGGTGCTAACGTAGTGACCCGCGGCAGGAATGAATGGAACGGCCGCTCATTGATAGACATTTCTGCTACCCAGAAAGGTATTGCCATCGTAGCTAACGACAGAGAAACATATTGGTCATTTGAAAACTACCTGACCTACAACAAACGTTTCAATAAGGTTCACTCCATCAATGCATTGGCGGGTGTAGGCTGGCAGCAGGATGACATTTACGGTTTCAACGTACGTGGTGAGAACTTCTCTACTGACTACTTCGAAACTAACAGTATCGGTTCCGCGGGGCTGATCCCTTCATCAGGCGCAGCTTCCCGTAAACTTGGTTTTGCTTTCAACTCTTACTTTGGCCGTGTAAACTATGGCTTTAAAGATAAGTACCTAGTTACCTTCACAGGTCGCGTGGATGGTTCTTCCAAATTCGGTCCTAACAACAAATATGCATTCTTCCCGTCTGCAGCATTGGCATGGCGTGCCTCTGAGGAACCATTCCTGAAAGGCAATACAACCATTTCTACTTTGAAACTGCGTACGAGCTACGGTTTAACAGGTAACTCTGAGATACCTCCTTACAGCTCTCTGGCCTTATTGACTGCAAGTAACGATTATGCCTTCCCACTGAACGGTCAGAAAGTACAGGGTGTAGGTACCAGCAGGCTCCCCAATCCGGATCTGAAATGGGAAAAGACCGCACAGTATGACTTTGGTGTGGAATTAGGTCTGTTAAAGAACAGGATCTCCCTGGAAGCCGATATTTACTACAGGAAAACCACAGACATGCTGCTGGAAGCTCCTGTACCCACCACCAGCGGTTACACCAGTATCACAAAGAACATTGGTGCTATGGAAAACAAGGGTCTGGAAATTGGTCTGAATACTGTGAATATTGAGACCAAAAACTTCTCCTGGTCTACTACCTTCAACATCTCCTTCAACAAGAATAAAGTACTGGCACTGGCTACTCCGGCCGATGTATTCGCTGTAGGAGGTCCTAACTTCACCAACCAGACAAACATCATCCGTGTAGGTGAGCCAGTAGGCTCTTTCTGGGGCCTGGTACGCGAAGGCACCTGGTCTTCAAAAGAAGCTGCAGAAGCAGCCCTGTTTAAAGATTACCGTGGCGGTAAACCAATCCTGCCTGGCGATATCAAATACCGCGACGTGAATGGCGACCATGCCATTAATGACGCAGACCGTATGATCATCGGTAATGGTAACCCTGACGGATGGGGTGGTTTCTTCAACACCTTCAAATATAAGAACCTGGACCTGACTGTTGAACTGCAGTTCGTGTATGGTAACGATGTGCTGAACATGACTCACCACTCCGGTGAAGACCGTACCGGTCTGGCAAACAGCTTCAAGTCTGTACTGAATTACTGGGTAAAAGATACTCACGAGAACACTGACATTGCAGCTCCACGCGATCCGAGCGCTGGTTATGTTACCAACGTGGATACCCGCTGGATAGAAGATGGTTCATTCCTCCGTGGTAAAAACCTTGCACTGGGTTATAACTTCTCAGCTGAAAAACTGAAACGTCTGCATCTCAGCAAACTGAGAGTATATGCTTCCGTACAGAACTTCTTCCTCGCTACTAAATTCAGCGGTAACGATCCTGAGGTAAGCACTTACTCACAGCCATTTGCACAGGGACAAACATTCTTTGATTATCCGAAACCAACTACGTTCCAGCTTGGTGCAAACGTTGCTTTCTAA
- a CDS encoding RagB/SusD family nutrient uptake outer membrane protein: MKNYIKKTALSILIGGSLFMTGCSNFLDESDPSNLSPDSYYTLPEHADAAVYAAYARARFIGSGAGIFSANFQMLDAPTGTAATATAQNSDLNNLLGLVYDGDNLHVRQFWTGAYRVIAQANLALDKIPGIPNMDEAIRARTLGEAAFMRAWSYFYIVRLWGDVPLITKPQTPTSPDFYPKRTSTDSVYAQIVADLKMAEAAGLPWMDASGRVGLAAIKTELAKVYLTMAGYPLNKGAEYYRLAADKAKEVLDYAAANSSELNLFNTYNDLHSVTNNNKVEHLFEVQYLADIEGNPMQSLMLPNNSLTKNISAMGSGVGSSIPTPSFYDSYKKFEPKDKRTDEQQFFFTSYFVDGKGDPFKLDRPYIFKHFDIAAHGKPGSPGTGRSNLNIPQIRFAETLLIYAEAQNQADGNPNVDAYTALNRVRGRAGLDPLSGLTKDAFEAAVWRERWHEFSYEGITWFDMVRLRKVYNEDNNGFDNFVGHVNKNSGAALAEKHLLFPLPIQEMRNNPNLRPQNPGYGS; the protein is encoded by the coding sequence ATGAAGAATTATATTAAAAAAACCGCGCTCAGCATATTGATCGGAGGCAGCCTGTTTATGACCGGTTGCTCCAACTTCCTGGATGAAAGCGATCCATCCAACCTTTCGCCAGACAGCTATTATACCTTACCGGAACATGCTGATGCAGCAGTATATGCGGCTTATGCCCGTGCCCGTTTCATTGGAAGTGGCGCCGGTATCTTTTCTGCCAACTTCCAGATGCTGGATGCTCCGACAGGTACTGCCGCAACAGCCACTGCCCAGAACTCTGACCTGAACAACCTGCTGGGTCTTGTATATGACGGAGACAACCTGCATGTCAGGCAATTCTGGACAGGTGCCTACAGGGTAATAGCCCAGGCCAACCTTGCACTTGACAAGATACCCGGCATTCCTAATATGGATGAAGCGATAAGAGCCCGGACGCTCGGTGAAGCTGCTTTCATGCGTGCCTGGTCTTACTTCTACATTGTAAGGCTTTGGGGTGATGTTCCTTTGATCACAAAACCACAAACACCTACTTCTCCTGATTTCTATCCTAAACGTACAAGCACAGACAGCGTATATGCGCAGATCGTTGCTGACCTGAAAATGGCTGAAGCAGCAGGACTGCCATGGATGGATGCTTCCGGTAGGGTAGGCCTCGCAGCTATCAAAACTGAACTGGCAAAAGTATATCTGACCATGGCCGGTTATCCGCTGAACAAGGGCGCAGAATATTACAGGCTGGCAGCAGACAAAGCAAAAGAAGTACTTGATTACGCTGCGGCTAATTCGTCTGAGTTGAACCTGTTCAACACTTATAACGATCTGCATAGTGTAACAAACAATAACAAAGTGGAACACTTGTTTGAAGTACAATATCTTGCTGATATAGAGGGTAATCCGATGCAGTCGCTGATGCTGCCAAACAACTCCCTGACCAAAAACATCTCTGCTATGGGTAGCGGCGTAGGTAGCTCAATACCTACCCCTTCTTTCTATGACTCATACAAGAAGTTCGAGCCTAAAGATAAACGTACAGATGAACAGCAATTCTTCTTCACTTCCTATTTCGTAGACGGTAAAGGAGATCCATTCAAATTAGACAGGCCTTATATATTCAAACACTTCGACATAGCTGCTCATGGTAAACCGGGTTCCCCTGGTACCGGCAGAAGTAACCTGAATATTCCTCAGATCCGCTTTGCCGAAACACTGTTGATCTATGCAGAAGCGCAGAACCAGGCAGATGGTAATCCTAATGTAGACGCATACACCGCATTAAACCGTGTACGTGGAAGGGCAGGGTTGGACCCATTATCAGGTCTGACAAAAGATGCCTTTGAAGCCGCAGTATGGCGTGAGCGCTGGCATGAGTTCTCTTATGAAGGTATTACCTGGTTCGATATGGTACGCCTGAGAAAAGTATACAACGAAGACAATAATGGCTTCGATAACTTTGTAGGGCACGTTAACAAAAACTCCGGTGCGGCACTGGCAGAAAAGCATCTGCTGTTCCCATTGCCCATCCAGGAAATGCGTAACAACCCGAATCTGAGACCTCAGAATCCAGGCTACGGTTCATAA
- the map gene encoding type I methionyl aminopeptidase, giving the protein MSITSNADLSGMQAVSEAVGITLKKMREYACPGMSAKELDEYGGRLLIEMGAKSAPKLTYGFPGWTCISVNNEVAHGIPTGNKILQEGDLVNIDVSAELNGYWGDNGGSFVLGNDIHNHNPLVNASKLILQKAISEIRGGVRIADVGHLIESTAKKMGYRVIRNLVGHGVGRSLHEEPKEIPNYYDRMNKHRFRKNSVVAIETFISTRASYAYDMGDGWTLVTNDGSFVAQHEHTIIVTDGQPVILTASNEIWD; this is encoded by the coding sequence ATGTCTATAACATCCAATGCAGATCTGTCGGGAATGCAGGCAGTGAGCGAGGCAGTTGGTATTACATTAAAGAAGATGAGGGAGTATGCCTGCCCGGGTATGTCAGCAAAAGAGCTGGATGAATATGGCGGCCGCTTACTGATCGAAATGGGTGCGAAGTCTGCACCGAAGCTGACGTATGGCTTCCCTGGCTGGACCTGCATCAGTGTGAACAATGAGGTGGCACATGGCATCCCCACGGGGAACAAAATATTGCAGGAAGGAGACCTGGTGAATATTGACGTCTCTGCAGAACTGAATGGCTACTGGGGCGATAACGGCGGATCATTTGTACTGGGAAATGATATTCACAATCATAACCCGCTGGTGAACGCATCAAAGCTGATATTGCAAAAGGCGATCAGTGAGATCAGGGGTGGTGTGAGGATTGCGGATGTAGGACATCTTATAGAATCGACAGCAAAGAAGATGGGTTACCGGGTAATCAGGAACCTGGTGGGACATGGCGTAGGCAGAAGCCTGCATGAAGAGCCCAAAGAGATCCCGAACTATTACGACCGCATGAACAAGCACCGCTTCCGGAAGAATAGTGTTGTAGCCATTGAGACATTCATCTCTACAAGAGCTTCTTACGCTTATGATATGGGCGATGGATGGACACTGGTCACCAACGACGGCAGTTTTGTAGCACAGCATGAACATACGATCATTGTAACAGACGGGCAGCCGGTGATACTGACTGCATCCAACGAGATATGGGACTAA
- the tmk gene encoding dTMP kinase — translation MQHKSRFIAIEGLDGAGKSTQIALLTEYFNKQGVETRFVHFPIVQEGVFGELIAKFLRGEFGDVKNVHPQLVALIFAEDRKAFAHNINEWLASGYVVLVDRYVLSNIAFQCAKLQTEKEKNELREWINMFEYEYNRIPQPDLSVYLDVPFSFTEQSLTKRRSGEERKYLNGKEDIHEKDFSLQLAVKREYDILADTDPSVTRITCYDAEGKMKSIAEIHAAIIQNITK, via the coding sequence ATGCAGCATAAGAGCAGGTTTATCGCTATTGAAGGACTGGACGGGGCGGGTAAGTCTACCCAGATCGCTTTACTGACGGAATATTTTAATAAACAGGGTGTAGAAACACGATTTGTACATTTTCCTATTGTACAGGAGGGGGTGTTCGGGGAACTGATCGCTAAATTCCTGCGGGGCGAGTTCGGAGACGTGAAAAATGTACATCCTCAATTGGTGGCGCTGATATTTGCCGAAGACAGGAAGGCATTTGCACACAATATTAACGAATGGCTGGCCAGCGGATATGTAGTACTGGTAGACCGTTATGTGTTGTCAAATATTGCCTTCCAGTGTGCGAAGCTGCAAACAGAAAAAGAGAAAAATGAGCTGCGTGAATGGATCAACATGTTTGAATATGAATACAACCGTATTCCCCAGCCGGACCTTTCTGTTTATCTGGACGTTCCTTTTTCGTTTACAGAACAGTCGCTGACAAAACGGCGTTCTGGCGAGGAAAGGAAATACCTGAATGGAAAGGAGGATATTCATGAGAAGGATTTTTCCCTTCAGCTGGCGGTGAAGCGTGAGTATGATATATTAGCAGATACTGACCCTTCCGTTACCAGGATCACCTGTTACGATGCTGAGGGCAAGATGAAGTCCATCGCCGAGATCCATGCAGCTATTATACAGAATATCACAAAATAA
- a CDS encoding winged helix-turn-helix transcriptional regulator — MDFLKKYRTSGGGNCPVRNVLDRLGDKWSMLIILVLGKEGTMRFNQLHHGIGDISQKMLTVTLKILEADGLVVRKVYAEIPPKVEYSLTERGYSLLPHLEGLAEWADAHMDGIHASREKYTAGV; from the coding sequence ATGGATTTTTTGAAAAAATATCGTACCTCCGGTGGAGGCAATTGTCCGGTAAGGAATGTACTGGACCGTTTAGGCGACAAATGGTCTATGCTGATCATTCTCGTGTTGGGCAAAGAAGGTACCATGCGTTTCAATCAACTGCATCATGGGATCGGGGATATTTCTCAGAAGATGCTGACCGTCACACTTAAGATCCTGGAGGCAGATGGATTGGTGGTTCGCAAAGTATATGCGGAGATACCTCCCAAGGTAGAGTACAGCCTTACGGAAAGAGGGTACTCCTTGTTGCCTCATCTGGAAGGACTGGCTGAATGGGCGGATGCGCATATGGACGGAATCCATGCCTCCCGTGAAAAATATACTGCCGGGGTCTAG
- a CDS encoding SDR family oxidoreductase, with protein sequence MGKILITGVTGHLGRIVLDKLLTKVPASGVKVLVRDEAKAAPFRQLGVEVAIGSYDDKASLIAAFKDVDKLYFVSGSDTAARGRQHENVVNAAVEAKVGHVVYTSFQRKNETSTSSIYFIASTHLLTENLLKSSGLKYTILKHGIYTEMIPIFVGDKIFETGVIFQPGGEGRTAYALRSDLAEAAVAVLTGQGHENKSYELTGPEAVSYAEIAAKISAITGKNVSYVSPTPEVFTAELTKAGVPSEYIGLFAGFSVANKEGEFASVSSDLEKLIGRKGGSVEAYLQQVYGGK encoded by the coding sequence ATGGGAAAAATATTAATAACAGGCGTAACAGGACATCTAGGCCGTATCGTATTAGACAAATTGCTCACTAAGGTACCCGCTTCCGGCGTAAAGGTATTAGTACGTGACGAAGCAAAAGCAGCCCCTTTCAGGCAACTGGGTGTTGAAGTGGCAATAGGCAGCTACGACGACAAAGCATCGCTCATAGCAGCTTTTAAAGATGTTGACAAGCTGTATTTCGTATCCGGCAGTGATACCGCTGCCAGGGGCCGGCAACATGAAAATGTTGTAAATGCAGCGGTGGAAGCAAAAGTAGGACATGTGGTATACACCAGTTTCCAGCGGAAGAACGAAACAAGCACATCTTCCATCTATTTTATTGCATCCACTCACCTGCTGACAGAAAACCTGTTGAAATCATCCGGGCTGAAATACACCATTCTTAAACATGGTATATATACCGAGATGATCCCGATCTTCGTCGGAGATAAAATATTTGAAACCGGTGTTATTTTCCAGCCGGGAGGGGAAGGAAGAACCGCCTATGCGCTGCGCAGCGATCTGGCAGAAGCAGCTGTAGCAGTATTGACAGGGCAGGGGCATGAAAATAAGAGCTATGAACTGACCGGACCTGAAGCGGTGTCTTATGCCGAAATAGCAGCAAAGATCTCTGCTATTACCGGCAAGAATGTTTCTTATGTATCACCCACTCCGGAGGTATTTACCGCCGAACTCACAAAAGCAGGCGTACCGTCAGAGTACATCGGATTATTTGCAGGATTTAGCGTGGCAAATAAAGAAGGCGAGTTTGCAAGTGTGTCCTCTGACCTGGAAAAGCTGATCGGCAGAAAGGGTGGGAGCGTAGAGGCCTACCTGCAACAGGTATACGGAGGCAAATAA
- a CDS encoding HAD family hydrolase produces the protein MKGIKHIIFDLGGVIINLDYQLTYKAFEALGVKEFTSLYNQFSLTTVFNDLETGKIEPEVFLNEMQRHTAPGTTHQQIIDAWNAMLLDFPLRRLQILQQLRQHYGIYLLSNTNAIHLEAFNKILQDSRGIPSLASFFDKAYYSHLIGLRKPEKEAYQFVLDENGLDPAETLFIDDTLPNIEGAKVVGIQTIHLLPPKTIADIFR, from the coding sequence ATGAAAGGTATTAAACACATCATCTTCGATCTGGGCGGAGTTATTATCAATCTTGATTACCAGCTGACTTACAAGGCATTTGAAGCCCTTGGGGTAAAAGAGTTCACCAGTTTGTACAATCAGTTTTCATTAACCACGGTGTTTAACGATCTGGAGACTGGCAAGATTGAACCGGAAGTATTTCTAAATGAGATGCAGCGACACACGGCACCGGGTACCACTCATCAGCAGATCATTGATGCATGGAATGCAATGCTGCTGGATTTTCCTTTACGCAGATTGCAGATATTACAGCAGTTAAGGCAACATTATGGCATATACCTGTTAAGCAATACGAATGCGATCCACCTGGAGGCCTTTAATAAAATATTACAGGACAGCAGGGGAATTCCTTCACTGGCATCTTTCTTTGATAAAGCTTATTATTCTCACCTGATCGGGTTACGTAAGCCGGAGAAGGAGGCATATCAGTTTGTGCTGGATGAGAATGGCCTGGATCCTGCGGAGACATTATTTATAGATGACACGCTTCCTAATATTGAAGGCGCCAAAGTTGTTGGCATACAAACAATTCATCTCCTGCCGCCTAAGACGATAGCAGATATCTTCAGGTAA
- a CDS encoding NINE protein, whose translation MTDFISLPGIEQEELLWLQELTRDYSIETRQRFLAVYEGRRKDPQVILICCLVGLIGPAGIHRFLINQIGMGILYILTVGLCWIGTIVDAINYRKLAWEYNKKAALQTAALLGL comes from the coding sequence ATGACAGACTTTATCAGCTTACCGGGTATTGAACAGGAAGAACTCCTATGGCTGCAGGAACTTACCCGCGATTACTCCATTGAAACCCGCCAGCGTTTCCTGGCTGTTTATGAGGGCCGGAGAAAGGATCCACAGGTTATTCTCATCTGCTGCCTTGTCGGACTGATTGGCCCCGCAGGTATCCATCGCTTCCTGATCAATCAGATCGGTATGGGCATATTATATATATTAACAGTAGGATTGTGCTGGATCGGTACTATTGTTGATGCAATCAACTATCGTAAACTGGCCTGGGAGTACAATAAAAAGGCCGCCCTTCAAACCGCGGCATTGTTAGGTTTATAA
- a CDS encoding DUF2752 domain-containing protein yields the protein MQIKAYIQHINIELIMWPTALLLLFFMHPSPTGEASLCILKRIGIPWCPGCGLGHSIHYLLHGEWRASLKSHPLGPFALLILTYRTFQLARLQWQSFAELKNHYT from the coding sequence ATGCAGATTAAAGCATACATACAACATATTAATATAGAGTTGATCATGTGGCCGACGGCCTTGCTGTTGCTGTTTTTTATGCATCCCTCGCCAACTGGCGAGGCAAGTTTGTGCATCTTAAAAAGAATAGGAATACCCTGGTGCCCCGGGTGTGGCCTCGGACATTCTATCCATTATTTGTTGCATGGGGAATGGAGGGCCTCTCTGAAAAGCCACCCTCTGGGACCGTTCGCATTATTAATATTAACATACCGGACCTTCCAGCTCGCCAGGCTGCAATGGCAATCTTTTGCGGAACTTAAAAACCACTATACATGA
- the rimP gene encoding ribosome maturation factor RimP: MANEQVITNIRDLAAEMLAPYPEYFVVDVRIKPTNNVKLFVDGDNGVPVDKLVAFNRNLYTRLEGANLFPDNDFSLEVSSPGLDEPLKLHRQYVKNIGRKVAVTLLDNSEKEGTLLAITEEKVTIEELIGKKKEKKTTEINLNEIKHTKVCIVF; encoded by the coding sequence ATGGCAAATGAACAAGTGATAACAAACATCCGGGACCTGGCAGCAGAAATGCTTGCACCTTATCCGGAATACTTCGTAGTAGATGTGCGGATAAAGCCCACAAACAACGTAAAACTCTTTGTAGACGGGGATAATGGCGTACCGGTAGATAAGCTGGTCGCATTTAACCGGAACCTGTACACCAGGCTTGAAGGTGCCAATTTGTTCCCAGACAACGATTTTTCCCTGGAAGTATCCTCTCCCGGACTGGACGAGCCGCTGAAACTTCACCGTCAATACGTTAAGAACATTGGTCGTAAAGTAGCTGTTACTTTATTGGATAACTCCGAAAAAGAGGGTACGCTGCTGGCTATTACGGAAGAAAAGGTGACGATTGAAGAGCTGATTGGCAAGAAAAAAGAGAAAAAAACAACTGAAATAAATTTAAATGAAATCAAGCACACGAAGGTGTGCATCGTGTTTTAA